One stretch of Arachis hypogaea cultivar Tifrunner chromosome 20, arahy.Tifrunner.gnm2.J5K5, whole genome shotgun sequence DNA includes these proteins:
- the LOC112786769 gene encoding ribonuclease J-like — protein sequence MAGPFEIEPIRVTHSIPDCCGLVLCCFDGTILHTGDWKIDETPLDGKIFYREALEELSKEGVTLMMSDSTNVPSPGRTISESVVKDALLRHISASKGRVITTQFASNLHRLGSVKAAADLTGRKLVFVGMSLRTYLDAAWKDGKAPIDPSTLVKAEDIDVYAPKDLLIVTTGSQVSYFQNPLMIFLPVNGTEYG from the exons ATGGCTGGGCCATTTGAGATAGAACCTATCAGGGTGACCCATTCTATTCCTGATTGTTGTGGATTGGTTCTTTGCTGTTTTGATGGTACTATTCTTCACACTGGGGACTGGAAG ATCGACGAGACACCTCTGGACGGGAAAATTTTTTATCGCGAGGCTTTAGAGGAACTCTCTAAAGAAGGAGTAACACTG ATGATGAGTGATTCAACCAATGTACCCTCACCTGGAAGGACAATAAGTGAATCTGTTGTTAAAGATGCATTATTGAGGCATATTTCAGCTTCTAAAGGAAGGGTTATTACCACCCAATTTGCATCAAATCTGCATCGGCTTGGAAGTGTGAAAGCTGCTGCTGATTTAACTGGCCGAAAGTTG GTATTCGTTGGCATGTCTTTGAGGACATATTTAGATGCAGCTTGGAAGGATGGAAAGGCTCCAATTGATCCATCCACTCTG GTGAAAGCAGAGGATATTGATGTTTATGCTCCAAAGGATCTGCTAATTGTAACAACAGGATCTCAAGTGAGTTACTTTCAGAATCCTCTAATGATTTTCTTACCCGTGAATGGCACGGAATATGGATGA
- the LOC112783568 gene encoding proteasome subunit beta type-5: MKLDTSGLESFSTLTAPGDDIVGEFSAPPSFQLPNSNDFDGFVKEAIQTVKPAKGTTTLAFIFKDGVIVAADSRASMGGYISSQSVKKIIEINPYMLGTMAGGAADCQFWHRNLGIKCRLHELANKRRISVTGASKLLANILYSYRGMGLSVGTMIAGWDETGPGLYYVDSEGGRLKGTRFSVGSGSPYAYGILDSGYRYDLSVDEAVELGRRAIYHATFRDGASGGVVSVYHVGPEGWKKWTGDDVGDLHYQYYPVVPSTVEQEMAEATGA; this comes from the exons ATGAAGCTCGATACTTCTGGTCTAGAATCGTTCTCTACACTCACCGCACCCGGAGACGACATCGTTGGAGAGTTCTCTGCTCCGCCGTCATTCCAGCTTCCTAATTCCAATGAT TTCGATGGCTTTGTGAAAGAAGCTATTCAGACGGTGAAGCCTGCAAAGGGTACTACAACGCTTGCTTTTATATTTAAGGACGGTGTCATTGTAGCTGCTGATTCTAGAGCTAGCATGGGAGGATATATAT CTTCACAGTCTGTAAAGAAGATTATTGAAATTaatccatatatgcttggaacaATGGCCGGAGGTGCCGCGGATTGCCAATTTTGGCACAGAAATCTCGGGATAAAG TGTCGGTTGCACGAGTTGGCAAATAAAAGGAGGATATCAGTAACCGGAGCCTCAAAGCTACTTGCAAATATTTTATACTCTTATCGTGGAATGGGTTTATCAGTCGGTACCATGATTGCTGGATGGGATGAAACG GGTCCTGGTCTATATTATGTTGATAGTGAAGGAGGAAGATTGAAAGGCACTAGATTCTCTGTTGGATCTGGTTCACCATATGCTTATGGTATATTGGACAGTGG GTACCGATATGACCTGTCAGTTGATGAAGCTGTTGAACTAGGTCGACGAGCAATATATCATGCAACATTCCGTGATGGAGCTAGTGGTGGAGTTGTTAGCG TTTACCATGTGGGACCAGAAGGATGGAAGAAATGGACTGGTGATGATGTTGGGGACCTACATTACCAATACTACCCTGTTGTCCCAAGCACTGTGGAACAAGAAATGGCTGAGGCAACAGGAGCTTAA